From the Ostrinia nubilalis chromosome 8, ilOstNubi1.1, whole genome shotgun sequence genome, one window contains:
- the LOC135073693 gene encoding transmembrane protein 138: protein MKLSTSRYSFCLMFQIVAIVFDLFFNCISLFPRSRDGLLVIFIFQDLFLVLSITTMLITLFSTYLFQAGLVEVLIRKFRAAGSVCLAYMVASVVLHTAWLLDKWTEKESISSPLLIALFTIQRVLSPWYYFVAKRAALRVADPRMCEDVDWINGQLATR, encoded by the exons ATGAAGCTTTCTACGTCAAGATACAGTTTTTGCTTAATGTTTCAAATTGTGGCCATCGTATTCGATTTGTTTTTCAACTGTATAAGTTTGTTCCCGAGATCTCGCGACGGACTTCTTGTAATATTCAT atTTCAAGATTTATTTCTGGTACTCTCCATCACTACCATGTTGATAACGCTGTTCTCAACATACCTATTCCAG GCCGGTCTGGTGGAGGTGCTGATCCGCAAGTTCCGCGCGGCGGGCTCGGTGTGCCTGGCGTACATGGTGGCGTCGGTGGTGCTGCACACGGCCTGGCTGCTCGACAAGTGGACAGAGAAGGAGTCCATCTCCTCGCCGCTGCTCATCGCCTTGTTCACTATCCAGCGCGTGT TGTCGCCGTGGTACTACTTCGTGGCCAAACGCGCGGCGCTGCGCGTGGCGGACCCACGCATGTGCGAGGACGTGGACTGGATCAACGGCCAGCTGGCGACGCGCTGA